A single Deinococcus betulae DNA region contains:
- a CDS encoding carbohydrate kinase, translating to MSLTETEAALLALIRAAPQATPEELARRLGSTRAAVNVHVGNLVKKGALLGRGYLLPPDLGPTRMVVVGGANVDVKARTLASALPGTSNPGVTTQAPGGVARNVAENLARLGVPVTLVSAVGRDALGDWLLRQTEAAGVDIRQVLRAPDVATGTYTAVLDDSGELLVAVAAMAATDALTPAALQERRGTLRGAGWVVADGNLTAPALAHLLTLAAEAGVRVVFEPVSVPKAARLRPALAAGLPPYAVTPNVAELGALLGREVPDEPQALRAAAAELHAAGITLVWVRRGAQGSFLSAPDGEDSLPALPAQVRDVTGAGDAMLAAFLAGLAAGLPPAEAARHGHAAAALTLESDLAVSPTLTPAAIRERAALTPKESP from the coding sequence ATGTCCCTCACCGAAACCGAAGCCGCCCTGCTCGCCCTCATCCGTGCGGCACCCCAGGCCACCCCCGAGGAACTGGCCCGCCGCCTCGGCTCTACCCGCGCCGCTGTGAATGTCCACGTCGGCAATCTGGTAAAGAAAGGCGCCCTGCTCGGCCGGGGCTACCTCCTCCCGCCTGACCTCGGCCCCACCCGGATGGTCGTGGTCGGCGGCGCGAATGTGGACGTGAAAGCCCGCACGCTGGCGTCAGCACTGCCAGGCACCAGCAACCCTGGCGTGACCACCCAGGCCCCCGGTGGCGTGGCCCGCAACGTGGCCGAGAACCTGGCGCGGCTGGGCGTGCCGGTCACGCTGGTGTCGGCGGTGGGGCGCGACGCCCTGGGCGACTGGTTGCTGCGGCAGACCGAGGCGGCGGGTGTGGATATCCGGCAGGTGCTGCGTGCGCCGGATGTCGCCACAGGCACGTATACGGCTGTGCTGGACGACAGCGGCGAGTTACTGGTGGCCGTAGCGGCCATGGCGGCCACCGACGCCCTGACCCCCGCCGCGCTGCAAGAACGGCGCGGCACCCTGCGCGGCGCAGGCTGGGTGGTGGCCGACGGCAACCTGACGGCGCCCGCCCTGGCCCACCTGCTGACCCTGGCCGCCGAGGCCGGCGTGCGGGTGGTGTTCGAGCCGGTCAGCGTGCCCAAGGCCGCCCGCCTGCGCCCAGCCCTGGCGGCTGGCCTGCCCCCTTACGCCGTCACCCCCAATGTCGCCGAGTTGGGCGCGCTGCTGGGCCGTGAGGTGCCGGACGAGCCCCAGGCTCTGCGGGCGGCGGCGGCCGAACTCCACGCTGCGGGCATCACCCTGGTGTGGGTGCGGCGCGGCGCCCAGGGCAGTTTTCTTTCGGCCCCAGACGGCGAAGATAGCCTCCCCGCCCTGCCCGCCCAGGTGCGTGACGTAACAGGCGCCGGCGACGCCATGCTGGCCGCCTTCCTGGCTGGCCTGGCCGCTGGCCTGCCCCCGGCCGAGGCCGCCCGCCACGGCCACGCCGCCGCCGCCCTGACCCTGGAAAGCGACCTCGCTGTCTCCCCCACCCTGACTCCGGCCGCCATCCGCGAGCGCGCCGCCCTGACCCCCAAGGAGTCCCCATGA
- a CDS encoding pseudouridine-5'-phosphate glycosidase, which produces MTTPIPFHPGAATYLDLHPEVAAALKEGRAVVALESTIISHGMPFPQNVEMARGVEEVVRQQGAVPATIAVLGGRLKVGLTEGELHLLATDKGVEKVSTRDLPVTVALGKHGATTVASTMRIAALAGIRVFATGGTGGVHRGAGQSMDISADLLELAQTNVCVVSAGVKSILDIGLTLEVLETQGVPAITLGSEEFPAFYSRQSGFASPLTVQTAEEAARVLQAKWALGLSGGVLLANPIPEAAEIPAAEIGAHIDQALTDMDALGLTGKATTPYLLGRVVELTGGRSLETNIALVRHNAAVAAQVAVAYAELTRTTTG; this is translated from the coding sequence ATGACCACCCCCATCCCTTTTCACCCCGGAGCCGCCACCTACCTTGACCTGCACCCCGAAGTCGCCGCCGCCCTGAAAGAAGGCCGCGCCGTCGTGGCGCTGGAAAGCACCATCATCAGCCACGGCATGCCCTTTCCCCAGAACGTCGAGATGGCGCGCGGCGTGGAAGAGGTCGTGCGCCAGCAGGGCGCCGTGCCCGCCACCATCGCGGTGCTGGGCGGCCGCCTGAAGGTGGGCCTGACCGAGGGTGAACTGCACCTCCTGGCCACCGACAAGGGCGTGGAGAAGGTCAGCACGCGCGACCTGCCCGTCACCGTCGCACTGGGCAAACACGGCGCGACCACCGTGGCCTCCACCATGCGGATTGCCGCGCTGGCGGGCATTCGCGTCTTTGCCACTGGCGGCACGGGCGGCGTTCACCGGGGGGCTGGACAGAGCATGGACATCAGCGCCGACCTGCTGGAACTGGCCCAGACCAACGTATGCGTGGTCAGTGCCGGGGTCAAGAGCATTCTCGACATCGGCCTGACGCTGGAGGTCCTGGAAACCCAGGGGGTGCCCGCCATCACGCTGGGCAGTGAGGAGTTTCCGGCCTTCTATTCACGCCAGAGCGGCTTCGCCTCGCCCCTAACGGTCCAGACTGCAGAAGAGGCGGCCCGCGTCTTGCAAGCCAAGTGGGCCCTAGGCCTGTCCGGCGGCGTGCTGCTGGCCAATCCCATTCCCGAGGCCGCCGAGATTCCCGCCGCCGAGATTGGCGCGCACATTGACCAGGCCCTGACCGACATGGATGCGCTGGGCCTGACTGGCAAGGCCACCACGCCCTACCTGCTGGGCCGCGTGGTGGAATTGACAGGCGGGCGCAGCCTGGAGACCAACATCGCCCTGGTGCGTCACAACGCGGCGGTGGCGGCCCAGGTGGCGGTGGCCTACGCTGAGCTGACCCGGACCACCACAGGCTGA
- a CDS encoding DUF2167 domain-containing protein, protein MMKKVVVMLGLGGLSVAGAQEAEAPLRYQTGQVSLLGGKAQLNTGAGLRYLDAAGAQQVIVSQWGNPPEAAEDVLGMIVPAGLDPSTKQGWGVVITESKDGHVSDQDAAGIKYDELMRTMQAATAEDNQAREEAGFGTVSLVGWADQPRYDAATHKMYWAKELTFSDSPGDHTLNYAVRVLGRDNVLELNAVAGMAQLPQIKRDMAAVLKQVSFTPGARYEDFNSGTDKVATYGLAGLLGVAAAKKVGLLAGALLFLKKGWVLVLAALGGLGRLLGRRARG, encoded by the coding sequence ATGATGAAGAAAGTGGTGGTCATGTTGGGTCTGGGTGGGCTGTCGGTGGCAGGGGCCCAGGAGGCGGAGGCCCCTTTGCGGTATCAAACCGGTCAGGTGAGCCTGCTGGGCGGCAAGGCCCAGCTGAACACGGGCGCGGGCCTGCGCTACCTGGACGCCGCGGGCGCCCAGCAGGTCATCGTGTCCCAGTGGGGCAACCCCCCGGAGGCCGCCGAGGACGTGCTGGGCATGATTGTTCCCGCTGGCCTGGACCCCAGCACCAAGCAGGGCTGGGGCGTGGTGATTACCGAGAGCAAAGACGGTCACGTCTCGGACCAAGACGCAGCCGGCATCAAGTACGACGAGTTGATGCGCACCATGCAGGCCGCCACCGCCGAGGACAATCAGGCGCGCGAGGAAGCCGGCTTTGGCACTGTGAGCCTGGTGGGCTGGGCCGATCAGCCCCGTTACGACGCGGCCACCCACAAGATGTACTGGGCCAAGGAACTGACCTTCAGTGACAGCCCGGGCGACCACACCCTGAATTACGCCGTACGCGTGCTGGGCCGTGACAACGTGCTGGAACTGAACGCCGTGGCCGGAATGGCTCAACTGCCGCAGATCAAGCGCGACATGGCCGCAGTGCTCAAGCAGGTGTCGTTTACGCCGGGCGCACGCTACGAGGACTTCAATTCGGGGACGGACAAGGTGGCGACCTACGGCCTTGCCGGCCTGCTGGGGGTGGCGGCGGCCAAGAAGGTGGGCCTGCTGGCCGGCGCTCTGCTGTTCCTGAAAAAAGGCTGGGTGCTGGTGCTGGCGGCGCTGGGGGGTCTCGGCCGACTGCTAGGCCGCCGGGCCAGGGGATAA